The nucleotide window GCCTGGCATCGCCCACCGTGATGCCGTTGGATGAATCAGGCCGGTCTCCGGGCTCATGAGCGGCGTGATGCCGGGCTGCGCGCCTTCCCATGTCGAGACACAGTGGCTTGCTGGCAGCTTTGACTCATTTACCGTTGCGGGGGCAGCGCCGGGTTCTCACCGGTTTCCCTGTTTCACTCTGTCGACCCGGGTCACAGAGCACCTGAAACAAGTCGCGAAGGTTAGAGGGTTGGGGGTGGAGCGTCAATTAAAGCCACCGCGAGCCCAGCGCTGATCATGGGTCCAGATCAATAAAGTGACGCCAATCTTGTGTCACGCTACAGCAAGTGATATCAAATAGGCATTACGACCCAATATCACAAGAACAAGGGGGCAAAAACATGCAAGGCATGATCATCAGCAATCCGAGGCTGGAATTCCTGCGCCCGGTGCTGGAACGCTGGTTTGACTGTATCGACCGCTACAACGCGGTGCGCGGCGATAACGATACGCCCTACTGGTTCGATGAAAAGGCCAATCTCGGCCTGCTCTCTGCCGCCGCCTGGATGGCCGAGATGATCACGCTGCAGAACACCGCGACCCGCAAACAGAATGAAGAAGGCGAACGCAATGTCAGTGCCGACCTGTTCATTGCCGGTGCCGATGATCGCGCTTTCATCCAGGCCACCCAACGCTGGCCGAAGGTCAAGAGCCTCAACCTGACCCAGCCCCTGCAGGATGTCACCAGCGATGCCAAGCGCATCAGCTATGCCACCGACCTGAAGCTGGGCTGCCTTTTCGTCGCTCCGCAAAAAGCCCAGCAAAGTGCTACGCCTGAAGAACTGCAGGACATGATCGATGACCTGCAAAAGGAGAACACCTGCGCCGTGGCCTGGTACTTCCCTTACAACTATCGCAAGTTGCGCAACGAGGCCGGTCATTACCACCCGGGCATCGCCGTGCTGTTCAAGCAGGCCCACGGCTGACCGGTTGAACCATCGCCGGTATATGCTTCTCTATGAATAACCACGTGCATTCATAGGGAAGCCAGCATGCTCAAGCCACCACACCTCCTGATCGTAGCCCTCGCCGCAGGGCTTGTCGCTTGTGGCGAGTCTTCCACACTGCAAGTCTCCGACGGCATCGGCCCGTCGCCAAAACTGCCCGAACCGAACAAAACGCTGGTCCCCACCGTCAACATCGCCGAAGCCGTCGGCTGGCCTCAGGGCGCCAAGCCAACCGCGGCCGAAGGCTTGCAAGTGGCAGCGTTCGCCGAAGGGCTGGACCATCCGCGCTGGCTCTACGTACTGCCCAATGGCGACGTGCTGGTGGCGGAAACCAACGCGCCGCCCAAGCCGGACGACGCCAAGGGCATCCGTGGCTGGGTAATGAAAAAAGTCATGGGCCGCGCCGGCGCCGGAGTCCCCAGTCCCAATCGCATTACGTTGTTGCGTGACGCCGATCACGATGGCATCGCCGAAACCCGCACGGTCTTTCTGGAAAACCTCAATTCGCCATTCGGCATGACGTTGGTGGGCAATGACCTGTACGTGGCCGACACCGATCGGCTGATCCGCTTCCCCTACAAGGATGGCGACACGCAAATCAAGGCACAGCCGATCAAGGTCGTCGATCTGCCGGGCGGGACCATCAACCACCACTGGACCAAAAACGTGATTGCCAGCCGTGACGGCAGCAAGCTCTACGTCACCACTGGTTCGAACAGCAACGTCGCGGAAAATGGCATGGAGGCGGAGGAAGGCCGCGCGGCGATCTGGGAAGTGGACCGCGCCACCGGCAATCACCGCATTTTCGCTTCCGGCCTGCGCAACCCCAACGGACTGGCCTGGGAACCGCGCAGCGGCGCGCTGTGGACAGCGGTGAACGAGCGGGATGAGATCGGCAGCGACCTGGTGCCGGACTACATCACCTCGGTCAAGGACGGCGCTTTCTACGGCTGGCCCTACAGCTACTACGGGCAGAACGTCGACGTGCGGGTCGAGCCACAGAACCCGGCCCTGGTGGCCAAGGCCATTGCCCCGGACTACGCCGTCGGCCCCCACACGGCCTCACTGGGCCTGACTTTCGCCGAAGGCAGCACCCTGCCTGCGCCCTTCACCGAAGGTGCGTTCATTGGCCAGCATGGTTCCTGGAACCGTAAGCCCCACAGCGGCTACAAAGTGATTTTCGTACCGTTCAACGGTGGCAAACCGGCGGGGAAACCGGTGGATGTGTTGACCGGTTTCCTGAATGCGGATGAAAAAGCCCAGGGCCGGCCCGTGGGCGTAGTGATCGACAAGCAGGGTGGGTTGCTGGTGGCCGATGATGTGGGGAACAAGGTATGGCGGGTGTCGGGTAAATAAAGTCTGCCTATGGCCTGCAGACAACTCTGTGGCGAGGGGATTATCCCCGCTGGGCTGCGCAGCAGCCCTATCCTGTCATCTCGGTGTATCAGTCAGATTGAGTTGACTGGCTTGGGGCTGCTGCGCACCCCAGCGGGGATAAATCCCCTCGCCACAAATGTCATTCCAACCAGAAACTGCGCTTAAAGCTTGCGACACAAGGTCAACCCATCCCCCAACGGCAACAGCGACAAATCCACCCGCCGGTCATCCTTCAAAGCGCGGTTCAGAGCCTGGATGGCGCGGGTGTCCTCGCTCTGGGGCTGGGTTTCCAGCACCCGTCCGCTCCACAGCGTGTTATCGAACATCACCAGCCCACCCCGGCGCAGCAGCCGTAGCGCGCACTCCAGGTAAGCCGGGTAGTTGGCCTTGTCGGCGTCGATGAAGATCAGATCGAACGTGTCGCCCTGCCCTTGGCGCTCAAGGTCGTCGAGGGTTTCCAGGGCCGGCGCCAGGCGCAGCTCGATTCGCTCGGCCAGCGCGGCTTCGCGCCAATAACGTAGCGCCACGGCATTGTAGTCACCGGGAATATCGCAACAGATCAACGAACCATCCTGCGGCAGAGCCGAGGCCATGCACAGCGCGCTGTAGCCGGTGAATGTACCGACCTCCAGCAAGCGTCGGGCACCGGTGAGTTTCACCAGCAATGCCAGGAATTGGCCCTGCTCGGGCGCTATCTGCCAGCGCGCCATTGGCAGCGCCTGGGTCTCGTCCCGAAGACGTCGCTGCAAGGGCGTCTCCCGCAGGGAAACGTCCAGCAGATACTGGTAAAGGGCATCATCGAGGTTGAGGGTGCGAGCGGTCATGACAACCTCCGCGAATCAGGGATAACGCGCCAGATGCTCAGGTTGCAGCACCCGCTTGGCGCTCAGATAGGCTTTCTGCCAATAGGCCTTGGACAAGCTGTCGAGCTTGACCGTACCGCCGGTGGCCGGCGCATGAACGAAACGGCCCTCACCGACATAGATCCCGGCGTGGCTGACCTGGGAGCCACCATTGGTGGCGAAGAAAATCAGGTCACCACTTTGCAGTGCATCCTTGCCGACATTCGGGGCGCGCATGCCGATCATCTCGCGGGTCGAGCGTGGCAGGGAAATACCGGCGGCATCGCGATACACATAACCGATCAGGCCACTGCAATCGAAGCCCGAATCCGGCGTGTTGCCGCCCCAGCGGTAGGGTGTCCCGACCAGGCCCAAGGCCCGGAAGAGCACATCTTCGGCGGCCGGAGACAAAGGTTGCGCGGGGGCAAAGACTACGGGAGCCCGAACAGGCGCGGGCGGTGGCGTGCGGCTTGCGCACGCGCTGAGCAGTGCGGCAAGGCAGATGAGAGCGAGGCGGGCCGACGTCGACATATGCAGAACAATCCTGATCTGGATGCGGCTTTTCTGCCGTGGACATGAAAACAAATCCGCCTGCGGAGTACGCAGGCGGATTGCCATCAATCAATGATCAAGGATTCTAGCGGCTATGAGGCAAACTTCAAGTAAGACTTTAAGTTTGCCTTACAAACTGTGCGCTTACTTGCGAGCGGTAACCACGGTCGGTGCCATGGCGAGGGCGCGCTTGGCTTCGATGAAGGTCTTGCTCCAGTAACTGTCACCCAGGCTGTCGATCCGTACGCCACCGCTGCGGCGACTGCTGGAATGGATGAACTGGTTGTCGCCCAGGTAGATACCGGCGTGACTGACGCGACCACGACGCCCGCTGGTGTTGAAGAACAGCAGATCACCGGGTTCCAGCTGGTTGCGAGCGACCAGCGGTGCATTCACGTTGATCATTTCACGTGTGGAACGCGGCAGGTTCATGCCGGCTTCCTCACGAAACAGGTAGCCGATGAAACCGCTGCAATCGAAGCCGGCTTCGGAAGTACCGCCGAAACGGTAGCGGGTACCGATCAGGGACATGCCACGTTCCAGGATGCTGTCGGCCAGCACCGGGAGCTGATAAGGCTTGTTGCCAGCGAAGGCTGCCAGTTCTTTGTCGTCTGCCATTTCTTCCTGGAATGCCATGGAAGAAGACTGGGCGGTAACGGAGTTCTTGACCTGTGGTTGTTGCGCTTGCTGCGACACTGGAGAGTGGGCAGCGCAACCGAACAGCAGGGTAACGAGTGCGAGAGGCACGAGGGGTGCGAAGCGATTGAGCATGGGCACGACCGTGGCTGAAGTAGTAAAGATGGCGAGACTATGCCTTCTATCGACTTCATTTGCAAATTCAATCGATGCAAATGTGACTTCTCGGTTTCACGTCTACATCTAAGCGCTTAAGCCCATTTTAGAAGTCATGCGGCCTGCCGCCCAGCAGGACCGCGGGTTTCGCCGCGCCCAGACAAGGCCAGAAGCCACTACAGACAACGGTTCTACCAGCCCAGGGTTTCTTTCAAAAAAGGAATAGTCAGCTTGCGCTGGGCTTGCAGGGAAGCCTGATCGAGGCGTTCGAGCAATTCGAACAGCGCGCTCATGCTACGGGTGCCACGGGTGAGGATGAAATGCCCGACTTCGTCGGTCAGGTGCAGGCCTCGCCGGGAAGCACGCAACTGCAAGGCACGGAGCTTGTCTTCGTCGGAGAGCGGCCGCATCTGGAAGATCAGCGCCAGGGTAAGACGGGACTTGAGATCCGCCAGCTTCACCGGCAGCTCCCGTGGCGACGTCGATGCGGCGATCAGCAAACGCCGGCCGCTATCGCGCAACCGGTTGAACAGATGGAACAGCGCCTCTTCCCAGTCAGCCTTGCCGGCCACGGCCTGGAGGTCGTCCAGGCAGACCAGTTCGTACTGTTCAAGGTTGTCGAGGATTTCCACGCCGCGATCCAGCAACTCCGCCAGCGGCAAGTACACCGCCGGCTCGCCCAACTGCTCGAACCGCAGGCAAGCGGCCTGCAACAGGTGCGTACGCCCTACCCCGTCCTTGCCCCACAGATAGATCAGACTCTCGGTCCAGCCGGCGTCGGCTTCGCAAAGCCGCTCGACATAGCCGAGTGCAGCGGCATTGGCGCCTGGGTAGTAGTTGATGAAGGTGGCGTCGTCACGCAGACGCACACCTAGGGGCAGCTGAATCGGTTTCATGCTGGCTGGACAGCTCCAAAGGAACCGTGAGTGGCCTCTGTGTAAAGTTTGCAAAGTCTATACCCGTGGCGCGGACCGCACAATGCGCCGGACCACGAGCAAAATCAAAGGTTTGCAGCGACAACGCCAGGGAGCGACGGTTTTCCTGACATTTATCCTACAGCTCGGGGTCTTCAACGCCGCTGTAGATATCCGAATCCTTGTACAGATCATGTACATGACGCACCAGCACCATGATCACCGCGGCCACCGGCAGCGCCAGCAGGATGCCGGTGAAGCCGAACAACTCGCCGCCCGCCAGGATCGCGAAGATCACCGCCACCGGATGCAGGCCGATCCGATCCCCCACCAGCAACGGCGTCAGCACCATGCCCTCCAGGGCCTGGCCGACCATGAACACCGCTACGATACCGACCATGGGGTAGAGATCACCGCCAAACTGGAACAACCCGGCGATCAATGCCGCGCCAATACCAATCACGAAACCCATGTATGGAACGATGGCGGCCAACCCGGCGATCATGCCGATCAAGAGCCCCAGCTCCAGCCCCACCAGCATCAACCCCGCCGCATAGATGAAGCCCAGCGCCACCATCACCAGCAACTGCCCGCGCACAAAGGCACCCAGCACTTCGTGGCATTCACCCGCCAGGGTCATGATGCGTTCTTCACGGTGACGGGGCAGCAGGCTGCGGATCTTGGCCATCATCAGGTCCCAGTCCCGCAGCAGGTAGAAACTCACGACCGGAATCAGCACCAGGTTGGCCAACCAGCCGATCAGCGCCAGGCCCGAAGCGGTGGCCTGGCTCAGCACGACGCCGACGATGTCGGTGGTCTGGCCCATGTGTGCACTGATGGCAGCCTTGACCTTGTCGAACTTCCAGAAACCGTCCGCCAACCCCAGTTTCGACTGCACCCACGGCACCGCCGTGTGCTGCAACCAGTCGAGCATCTGCGGCGCCAGCTCGTACAGACGCACCAATTGCTTGGCAAGCATCGGTATCAATACCAGCAACAGGGCACTGACAATCAATGTAAACAGGGTGAATACCGTTATCACCCCCCAGGTTCTCGACAGGCCGAGCTTTTCCAGGCGATCCGCCACCGGGTCAAACAGGTAAGCCAACAGCAGCGCAACCAGGAACGGCGTCAGAATCGGATGCAGCAAATAGATAAACGCGAACAGCAGGGCAACCCCGCCCAACCAGAACCAACGCCGCGTATCGCCCATGAACCACTCCCAGCTATATAAAGAAAGAAAACCTACCAGCGGAACCGCAGGCTGGCCGTCGGCGCGGGCGCCGGCGCTGTTGCCGGGGCCGTTCCATCGGCAGCCGGCGGAACCGCTGGTACCGGAGCAACCGCTTCACCGGCGGGAATTTCCTGCAACTTCGCCAGGGCCAGTTGCGCCTTCAATTGCTCCGCGCTGCCATTGACCCGATAAATGATCCGGTCACCTTCGACCCGCTGCACCTGCCCACCGAACGGTTCGAGCAAACGCCCAAGGGCGGCATAACGCTCAAGATTCATGCCCTGCACTTCCAGCGACTGCTCGGTGGCCACGCCCGGCTTGGCCACGAAGCGCGGTGCCAGGCGCTGACTCACCGCCAGCATCACCGCATCGGCCAGCGCAGCCTGATCGGCGCCCTGGGCAGTGCCCTGCTCACGCTGGTCGCCCAGCCACAGGCGCCAGGTCCCGCGCCACTGACCGCCCTCTTCCTTGGCATGGACCGCCAGCAAGGCATCCGCCGCGTATCGCTCCGAGGCATCGTGCAACGGCGCCGGATCGCTGCCTTCCAGGTTCGGCGCGGTGGCAACGATCTGCTCGCTCAGGTCCGCCAGCGGCAAGTGCAATGCCAGGCCACGGTGCTGGGCGGCACGGCGCAGCGGCATGGCGCTGGCCTGACCATCGCCCACCAGGCTGGAGCCTTCGGCCGAATCGTTGAGCCACCAGCCCAGGATCGCCGGCCGGTTCACGCCCCACAGCGACAGCCCTGCCGAACGCAAGGCCCGATCGGTGCTCGCCGGATCGAAGTCGACCTTGAGGCTTTCCGGAGGGCCGGCGTCGTAGCCATATTGAAGAATGATCTGCTGCGGGTCCTTGCGGATCGCCGCCAGCCCCGGGTTCTGGGCGGCCTTGGCGTCGCCGGTCAGGCGCAGCACCAGCGTATCCAGCGCGCGCAGCGTCGCCTGGTTACGCTCTTCCGGTGTCTGGCTGCTCACCGGTTCGAGCACTTGATAGAGACCATTGAGGGTTTCGGCATGGCTCGCCAGGCTGATCAGCGACAAACAGCCCACGGACAAGAATTTGAACAAACGCATGGAAGATTCCCGGACATAAACGACTGGAACAAGCCGTGTGAAGAAGACTGAGCATGGCTGTGACCACAGCACCTGGCAAAACATTCACACACCCGATGGAAGTTTCGCACCGCGTAACCATAGCCGGTTACCGCTACACCTTATACAGGCGCACCGCGCAGCACCAACAGAAGAAATATCGGTTTTTTTCCTCGGATATGTCCCTGCCCGTCGGCACGAGGATGGCCGCTGCCCCACAAGCCTGATAAAATCGCGCGCCTTCGCAGACCGGCAATGGCCGGGCACCCGGAATAATCCGTACAACGGTTATTCAATGGCCCCGGCGATCGGTCGTTACCCAGAAATCCCCCCTAAAGGCCTGGATCATGAGCAAGCAACCCTCCCTGAGCTACAAGGACGCCGGTGTAGACATCGACGCCGGTGAAGCATTGGTCGAACGCATCAAGAGCGTCGCCAAGCGCACCGCGCGCCCGGAAGTCATGGGCGGCCTGGGCGGTTTCGGCGCCCTCTGCGAGATCCCGGCCGGCTACAAGCAACCGGTGCTGGTCTCGGGCACCGACGGCGTGGGCACCAAGCTGCGCCTGGCGCTGAACCTGAACAAGCACGACAGCATCGGCATCGACCTGGTGGCCATGTGCGTGAACGACCTGGTGGTCTGTGGCGCCGAGCCGTTGTTCTTCCTCGACTACTACGCCACCGGCAAGCTGAACGTCGACACCGCCGCCCAGGTCGTGACCGGCATCGGTGCCGGCTGCGAACTGTCCGGCTGCTCGCTGGTCGGCGGCGAAACCGCTGAGATGCCTGGCATGTACGAAGGCGAAGACTACGACCTGGCCGGCTTCTGCGTCGGCGTCGTGGAAAAGGCCGAGATCATCGACGGCTCGAAAGTCGCCGCCGGTGATGCCCTGCTCGCCCTGCCATCTTCCGGCCCGCACTCCAACGGCTACTCGCTGATCCGCAAGATCATCGAAGTGTCCGGCGCCGACATCGAGAACATCCAGCTCGACGGCAAGCCCCTGACCGACCTGCTGATGGCCCCGACCCGCATCTACGTCAAGCCGCTGCTCAAGCTGATCAAGGACACCGGCGCCGTCAAGGCCATGGCCCACATCACCGGCGGCGGCCTGCTGGACAACATTCCGCGCGTCCTGCCAAAAGGCGCCCAGGCGGTGGTCGACGTGGCGAGCTGGACCCGCCCGGCGGTGTTCGACTGGCTGCAAGAGAAAGGCAACGTCGACGAAACCGAAATGCACCGCGTGCTGAACTGCGGCGTGGGCATGGTGATCTGCGTGGCCCAGGAGCACGTCGAAACTGCCCTGAACGTACTGCGTGAAGCCGGCGAACAGCCTTGGGTCATCGGCCAGATCGCAACCGCGGCCGAAGGCGCTGCCCAGGTCGAGCTGAAAAACCTCAAGGCTCACTGATGCAGGAAAACATGCCTGCAACCTGTGACGTCGTGGTGCTGCTGTCCGGCACCGGCAGTAACTTGCAGGCGCTGATCGACAGCACGCGGACCGGCGACAGCCCGGTCCGCATCCGCGCGGTGATTTCCAACCGTGCCGATGCCTACGGCCTGCAACGTGCCAAGGACGCGGGTATCGACACCCGTGTCCTGGATCACAAGGCGTTCGACGGCCGCGAAGCCTTCGACGCCGCGCTGATCGAACAGATCGACGCCTTCAATCCCCATCTGGTGGTCCTGGCTGGCTTCATGCGCATCCTCAGCGCCGGCTTCGTGCGCCACTACCAGGGCCGGCTGTTCAATATCCACCCCTCGCTGCTGCCCAAATACAAAGGGTTACACACTCACCAGCGCGTGCTGGAGGCCGGAGACGCCGAGCACGGCTGCTCCGTGCACTTTGTCACCGAGGAACTCGACGGCGGACCACTGGTCGTACAGGCAGTAATACCGGTAGAGTTGCACGACACGCCGCAAAGCCTGGCACAACGGGTTCACGCCCGGGAACACCAGATCTACCCGATGGCCGTGCGTTGGTTTGCCGAAGGACGGCTCACCCTCGACGATCGTGGTGCCTCACTGGACGGTCAGTTACTCGCCGCCAGCGGCCATTTGATTCGACACTAGGAGATTTTATGCGTCGCGCCCTGCTCTTCGCCTGCGCTCTGCTTGCCTTGCCCCTGGCACAGGCTTCAGACCTTCAACCGTTCTCCGCCAGCTACACCGCCGACTGGAAACAACTGCCCATGAGCGGCACCGCCGAACGCAGCCTGACCAAGGAGGCCAACGGCACCTGGAAGCTGAGCTTCAAGGCATCGATGATGATCGCCAGCCTGACGGAAGAAAGCACCCTGACCCTGGACAAGGACACGCTGCTGCCACAGTCCTATCACTTCGAACGCGGTGGCCTGGGCAAGGCCAAGAAGGCCGATCTGGACTTCGACTGGAGCACGAAGATGGTCACCGGCACCGATCGCGGTGATGCGGTGAAGCTGCCGCTGAACCGTGGCATGGTCGATAAATCCACTTACCAGCTGGCCCTGCAGCACGATGTCGCGGCCGGCAAGAAAAGCATGAGCTATCAGGTCGTCGATGACGGCGAAGTCGATACCTATGACTTCCGCGTGCTGGGCTCGGAAAAGGTCGACACCAAGGCCGGCCAGATCGATGCGATCAAGGTCGAGCGCGTACGCGATCCGACACAGAGCAAACGCACCACCGTACTCTGGTTCGCCAAGGACTGGGACTACCTGCTGGTTCGCCTGCAACAGGTCGAGACCGACGGCAAGGAGTACAACATCATGCTCCAGGACGGCACGGTCAACGGCAAGCCGGTGAAAGGCAGCTGATCGACGCGAACAC belongs to Pseudomonas sp. B21-028 and includes:
- the purN gene encoding phosphoribosylglycinamide formyltransferase — translated: MPATCDVVVLLSGTGSNLQALIDSTRTGDSPVRIRAVISNRADAYGLQRAKDAGIDTRVLDHKAFDGREAFDAALIEQIDAFNPHLVVLAGFMRILSAGFVRHYQGRLFNIHPSLLPKYKGLHTHQRVLEAGDAEHGCSVHFVTEELDGGPLVVQAVIPVELHDTPQSLAQRVHAREHQIYPMAVRWFAEGRLTLDDRGASLDGQLLAASGHLIRH
- a CDS encoding AI-2E family transporter encodes the protein MGDTRRWFWLGGVALLFAFIYLLHPILTPFLVALLLAYLFDPVADRLEKLGLSRTWGVITVFTLFTLIVSALLLVLIPMLAKQLVRLYELAPQMLDWLQHTAVPWVQSKLGLADGFWKFDKVKAAISAHMGQTTDIVGVVLSQATASGLALIGWLANLVLIPVVSFYLLRDWDLMMAKIRSLLPRHREERIMTLAGECHEVLGAFVRGQLLVMVALGFIYAAGLMLVGLELGLLIGMIAGLAAIVPYMGFVIGIGAALIAGLFQFGGDLYPMVGIVAVFMVGQALEGMVLTPLLVGDRIGLHPVAVIFAILAGGELFGFTGILLALPVAAVIMVLVRHVHDLYKDSDIYSGVEDPEL
- a CDS encoding DUF3108 domain-containing protein; amino-acid sequence: MRRALLFACALLALPLAQASDLQPFSASYTADWKQLPMSGTAERSLTKEANGTWKLSFKASMMIASLTEESTLTLDKDTLLPQSYHFERGGLGKAKKADLDFDWSTKMVTGTDRGDAVKLPLNRGMVDKSTYQLALQHDVAAGKKSMSYQVVDDGEVDTYDFRVLGSEKVDTKAGQIDAIKVERVRDPTQSKRTTVLWFAKDWDYLLVRLQQVETDGKEYNIMLQDGTVNGKPVKGS
- a CDS encoding class I SAM-dependent methyltransferase produces the protein MTARTLNLDDALYQYLLDVSLRETPLQRRLRDETQALPMARWQIAPEQGQFLALLVKLTGARRLLEVGTFTGYSALCMASALPQDGSLICCDIPGDYNAVALRYWREAALAERIELRLAPALETLDDLERQGQGDTFDLIFIDADKANYPAYLECALRLLRRGGLVMFDNTLWSGRVLETQPQSEDTRAIQALNRALKDDRRVDLSLLPLGDGLTLCRKL
- a CDS encoding DUF2066 domain-containing protein, encoding MRLFKFLSVGCLSLISLASHAETLNGLYQVLEPVSSQTPEERNQATLRALDTLVLRLTGDAKAAQNPGLAAIRKDPQQIILQYGYDAGPPESLKVDFDPASTDRALRSAGLSLWGVNRPAILGWWLNDSAEGSSLVGDGQASAMPLRRAAQHRGLALHLPLADLSEQIVATAPNLEGSDPAPLHDASERYAADALLAVHAKEEGGQWRGTWRLWLGDQREQGTAQGADQAALADAVMLAVSQRLAPRFVAKPGVATEQSLEVQGMNLERYAALGRLLEPFGGQVQRVEGDRIIYRVNGSAEQLKAQLALAKLQEIPAGEAVAPVPAVPPAADGTAPATAPAPAPTASLRFRW
- the hda gene encoding DnaA regulatory inactivator Hda, which codes for MKPIQLPLGVRLRDDATFINYYPGANAAALGYVERLCEADAGWTESLIYLWGKDGVGRTHLLQAACLRFEQLGEPAVYLPLAELLDRGVEILDNLEQYELVCLDDLQAVAGKADWEEALFHLFNRLRDSGRRLLIAASTSPRELPVKLADLKSRLTLALIFQMRPLSDEDKLRALQLRASRRGLHLTDEVGHFILTRGTRSMSALFELLERLDQASLQAQRKLTIPFLKETLGW
- a CDS encoding sorbosone dehydrogenase family protein, which encodes MLKPPHLLIVALAAGLVACGESSTLQVSDGIGPSPKLPEPNKTLVPTVNIAEAVGWPQGAKPTAAEGLQVAAFAEGLDHPRWLYVLPNGDVLVAETNAPPKPDDAKGIRGWVMKKVMGRAGAGVPSPNRITLLRDADHDGIAETRTVFLENLNSPFGMTLVGNDLYVADTDRLIRFPYKDGDTQIKAQPIKVVDLPGGTINHHWTKNVIASRDGSKLYVTTGSNSNVAENGMEAEEGRAAIWEVDRATGNHRIFASGLRNPNGLAWEPRSGALWTAVNERDEIGSDLVPDYITSVKDGAFYGWPYSYYGQNVDVRVEPQNPALVAKAIAPDYAVGPHTASLGLTFAEGSTLPAPFTEGAFIGQHGSWNRKPHSGYKVIFVPFNGGKPAGKPVDVLTGFLNADEKAQGRPVGVVIDKQGGLLVADDVGNKVWRVSGK
- the purM gene encoding phosphoribosylformylglycinamidine cyclo-ligase; this translates as MSKQPSLSYKDAGVDIDAGEALVERIKSVAKRTARPEVMGGLGGFGALCEIPAGYKQPVLVSGTDGVGTKLRLALNLNKHDSIGIDLVAMCVNDLVVCGAEPLFFLDYYATGKLNVDTAAQVVTGIGAGCELSGCSLVGGETAEMPGMYEGEDYDLAGFCVGVVEKAEIIDGSKVAAGDALLALPSSGPHSNGYSLIRKIIEVSGADIENIQLDGKPLTDLLMAPTRIYVKPLLKLIKDTGAVKAMAHITGGGLLDNIPRVLPKGAQAVVDVASWTRPAVFDWLQEKGNVDETEMHRVLNCGVGMVICVAQEHVETALNVLREAGEQPWVIGQIATAAEGAAQVELKNLKAH
- a CDS encoding C40 family peptidase, which produces MSTSARLALICLAALLSACASRTPPPAPVRAPVVFAPAQPLSPAAEDVLFRALGLVGTPYRWGGNTPDSGFDCSGLIGYVYRDAAGISLPRSTREMIGMRAPNVGKDALQSGDLIFFATNGGSQVSHAGIYVGEGRFVHAPATGGTVKLDSLSKAYWQKAYLSAKRVLQPEHLARYP
- a CDS encoding C40 family peptidase, encoding MLNRFAPLVPLALVTLLFGCAAHSPVSQQAQQPQVKNSVTAQSSSMAFQEEMADDKELAAFAGNKPYQLPVLADSILERGMSLIGTRYRFGGTSEAGFDCSGFIGYLFREEAGMNLPRSTREMINVNAPLVARNQLEPGDLLFFNTSGRRGRVSHAGIYLGDNQFIHSSSRRSGGVRIDSLGDSYWSKTFIEAKRALAMAPTVVTARK